One window of Sphingomonas sp. KC8 genomic DNA carries:
- a CDS encoding FAS1-like dehydratase domain-containing protein, translating to MTMQAMPDDLADWIGVLLITSDAAAVVEHGAIQGFAAAIEDGNPLYWDEQAAKPITGGIIAPPALLSAWTRPDRWSPAAVSVARPLELHFRLKERLGYPNAIVASASTEYLEPARPGDRICAEQQLAQLGPVVETRLGKGRYWTLLVHYRRDDGELLGTESLTFFGYGKKAR from the coding sequence ATGACCATGCAGGCGATGCCGGATGATCTGGCCGACTGGATCGGCGTTTTGCTGATCACAAGCGATGCCGCAGCTGTGGTGGAGCATGGCGCCATCCAGGGCTTTGCCGCGGCGATAGAGGATGGGAACCCGCTTTACTGGGATGAACAGGCGGCAAAACCGATCACTGGTGGAATCATTGCGCCACCCGCGCTGCTTTCGGCCTGGACGCGGCCCGATCGCTGGTCGCCTGCTGCTGTGTCGGTGGCGCGTCCGCTGGAACTGCATTTTCGGCTGAAGGAACGGCTCGGATATCCCAACGCCATCGTTGCTTCGGCTTCGACTGAATATCTGGAACCGGCGCGGCCGGGGGACCGGATCTGTGCGGAGCAGCAACTGGCCCAGCTTGGCCCGGTTGTGGAAACCAGGCTGGGCAAGGGGCGATACTGGACGCTTCTGGTGCATTATCGCCGCGATGACGGGGAACTGCTCGGCACGGAAAGCCTGACATTTTTCGGCTATGGGAAGAAGGCCCGATGA
- a CDS encoding MaoC/PaaZ C-terminal domain-containing protein: protein MTSADITVGAALPPLQISISAAHVVGGAITSRDWQPQHHDHARAIAMKLPDIILSTPSQLGLFCRFATGWSGPAGRIGRSELKMRRPVCPGDQIEIGGLVERVRLDASGWHWVLIALQMMRAEEMASTCRLWMAMPGDGGHAPWQAAADAWYPPEWPID, encoded by the coding sequence ATGACCAGCGCCGACATTACCGTGGGCGCGGCTTTGCCGCCCTTGCAAATCAGCATTTCCGCTGCCCACGTCGTGGGTGGGGCGATCACCAGTCGTGACTGGCAGCCGCAGCATCATGATCATGCACGCGCCATCGCCATGAAGCTGCCGGATATTATCTTGAGCACGCCCAGCCAATTGGGGCTGTTCTGTCGTTTCGCGACCGGCTGGAGCGGACCTGCGGGCCGGATCGGGCGCAGCGAATTGAAGATGCGGCGTCCGGTGTGTCCCGGCGATCAAATAGAGATTGGGGGGCTGGTGGAGCGCGTTCGGCTGGATGCGTCCGGCTGGCATTGGGTGCTGATCGCCCTGCAGATGATGCGGGCAGAAGAGATGGCAAGCACGTGCCGGCTGTGGATGGCCATGCCGGGAGATGGCGGCCATGCGCCGTGGCAGGCCGCCGCCGACGCATGGTATCCACCAGAATGGCCGATCGACTGA
- a CDS encoding TonB-dependent receptor → MTNGFWGPVAGIACLAAGQAHAQATAEASGGLEDIIVTAQKRSENLQETPLAVSALTAETIERRGITDVSSLTAAAPNLTVTVTGASTSNIALFIRGIGESETILTVDSPVGLYVDGIVLGRSSGAVFDLVDLERVEVLRGPQGTLYGRNTTGGAVNLISKRPSDHFGADFLLSYGNLDAIQMKGSVDTGQWGDSGISARLSYLHKQRNGYADNILARDARDPGAYNVDAFRIALRYDKGGPVRLNYAYDFNDRRSVGNPMQLAVARPDILAYASASAALGGAPLQISRDRLNSLRLDADGPIKDRVTGHALNAEIDLGDNLLLRSLTGHRRWTNRVVNDQDGNGGLVGFVVDPGLLAGGPFVPLGVQPISLFNLTFERSQRQWTQEINLIGKIGDSIDFVLGGFYFHEVAHEENPTFLTYILPSPAPIEAAPGVFVDSFGVNLASNFSYKFKSQSKALFGQATARLSDRLSATAGLRYTRDDRELRQREPYTRDLDRSFEKLNWAATLDYRWNDDVMTYARVATGYKAGGFNARSQNEGFDPENLTSYEVGVKSELFDRHLRFNLTVFHADHRDVQVGQFLAGSGGSVGITVNAGKARYNGIEAEWTALLGERLTINGNFGYVDRKYKSFIIRDPATDQLIDIARSARFIYSAGTTANVGAEYRFGDLGIGTLSARLDYSYRSRTYFHSTTILNPFNNDLSDGKVGLLDGRITLADLQWGGGKAQLSGWARNITNKDYLLGAVDFGSLGFGTVGYAQPRTYGIDLRLSF, encoded by the coding sequence GTGACAAACGGATTTTGGGGTCCCGTCGCGGGCATCGCGTGCCTTGCTGCTGGCCAGGCCCATGCACAGGCCACGGCCGAGGCCTCCGGCGGCCTCGAAGATATTATCGTGACCGCACAAAAACGCAGTGAAAACCTGCAGGAAACGCCCTTGGCGGTCAGCGCACTGACGGCGGAAACGATCGAACGCCGCGGGATCACCGACGTATCGTCGCTAACGGCGGCGGCGCCCAATCTGACCGTCACGGTTACCGGCGCATCCACATCTAACATTGCGCTTTTCATTCGCGGCATCGGTGAATCCGAAACGATCCTGACGGTGGACTCCCCGGTCGGCCTCTATGTGGACGGCATCGTCCTCGGTCGCAGTTCGGGTGCGGTGTTCGATCTGGTCGATCTGGAACGGGTGGAAGTTTTGCGCGGTCCGCAAGGCACGCTCTACGGACGCAACACCACCGGCGGCGCGGTGAACCTGATTTCCAAACGGCCGTCAGACCATTTCGGCGCCGATTTCCTGCTCAGCTATGGCAATCTCGACGCGATCCAGATGAAGGGCAGCGTCGATACCGGGCAATGGGGCGACAGCGGCATCAGCGCACGCCTGTCCTACCTGCACAAGCAGCGCAACGGCTATGCCGATAACATACTCGCCCGCGATGCCCGCGACCCCGGTGCCTATAATGTCGATGCCTTCCGCATCGCGCTGCGCTACGACAAGGGCGGCCCGGTACGGTTGAACTATGCCTATGATTTCAACGATCGGCGCAGCGTGGGCAATCCCATGCAACTGGCGGTGGCCCGCCCCGATATCCTCGCTTATGCCAGTGCATCGGCGGCGCTCGGTGGCGCGCCACTGCAGATTTCCCGTGATCGGCTCAATTCGCTGCGGCTGGATGCGGATGGCCCGATCAAGGATCGCGTCACCGGCCACGCGCTAAACGCCGAAATTGATCTTGGCGATAACCTGCTGCTCCGTTCGCTCACCGGTCATCGGCGCTGGACCAATCGCGTGGTCAACGATCAGGACGGCAATGGCGGCCTGGTTGGTTTCGTAGTCGATCCGGGGCTGCTGGCCGGCGGCCCGTTCGTGCCGCTGGGCGTACAGCCGATCAGCCTGTTCAACCTGACGTTCGAACGCAGCCAGCGGCAATGGACCCAGGAAATCAACCTGATCGGCAAGATCGGTGACAGCATCGATTTCGTCCTCGGGGGCTTCTATTTCCACGAAGTCGCGCATGAGGAAAATCCCACCTTCCTTACCTACATCCTGCCTTCGCCCGCCCCGATCGAGGCCGCGCCCGGCGTGTTTGTCGATTCGTTCGGTGTCAATCTGGCCAGCAATTTCAGCTACAAGTTCAAATCCCAGTCGAAGGCGCTGTTCGGACAAGCCACCGCCCGGTTGAGTGATCGGCTGAGCGCCACGGCCGGGTTACGCTACACCCGCGACGATCGCGAACTGCGCCAGCGCGAACCATATACGCGCGATCTCGACCGCAGCTTCGAAAAACTGAACTGGGCCGCGACGCTGGATTATCGCTGGAACGACGACGTGATGACGTACGCGCGCGTTGCCACCGGTTACAAAGCCGGCGGATTCAACGCGCGATCGCAGAATGAAGGGTTCGATCCGGAAAATCTGACATCATATGAAGTCGGCGTGAAAAGCGAATTGTTCGACCGCCACCTGCGCTTCAACCTGACCGTATTCCATGCCGACCATCGCGACGTACAGGTCGGCCAGTTCCTGGCGGGGTCGGGCGGATCGGTCGGCATTACCGTCAATGCGGGCAAGGCCCGATATAACGGCATCGAAGCCGAATGGACCGCGTTGCTTGGCGAACGCCTGACGATCAATGGCAATTTCGGCTATGTCGATCGCAAATATAAAAGCTTTATCATTCGCGACCCCGCAACGGACCAACTGATCGATATCGCCCGCAGCGCCCGGTTCATTTATTCTGCGGGCACCACCGCCAATGTCGGCGCGGAATATCGGTTTGGCGATCTGGGCATCGGCACGCTGTCGGCACGCCTCGATTATTCCTATCGCAGCCGCACCTATTTCCATTCGACGACGATCCTGAACCCGTTCAACAATGACTTGTCGGACGGCAAGGTCGGCCTGCTCGATGGGCGCATCACTTTGGCGGACCTGCAATGGGGCGGCGGCAAGGCGCAACTGTCCGGTTGGGCGCGCAATATCACCAACAAGGATTATCTGCTGGGCGCGGTCGACTTCGGCTCGCTGGGTTTCGGCACGGTCGGTTACGCCCAACCCCGCACCTACGGCATCGATCTGCGGCTGAGTTTCTGA
- a CDS encoding VOC family protein, with product MIAVHDIEHAKRQYHDLLGATFIDANWTGNPFGISVAIAWDAGIELCAPLPGRETDSAVSPFLATHGEGVMNVFFNVDDGDAAMEKAAAQGYGCLTSLDYTQDEIDQHLGGLFKRYQEFTVDTSARCGFTVSLARIERKTDTIL from the coding sequence ATGATCGCGGTTCATGACATCGAACATGCAAAACGGCAATATCATGACCTGTTAGGTGCTACTTTCATCGATGCCAATTGGACCGGGAACCCCTTTGGCATCAGCGTAGCCATCGCATGGGATGCCGGCATCGAACTGTGCGCGCCACTTCCCGGCAGAGAAACGGATAGCGCAGTTTCCCCGTTCCTGGCCACCCACGGCGAAGGCGTCATGAACGTCTTCTTCAATGTCGATGACGGCGACGCGGCGATGGAGAAGGCCGCAGCGCAGGGATATGGGTGCCTCACCTCACTGGATTATACGCAGGACGAGATTGACCAGCATCTTGGCGGCCTTTTTAAACGATATCAGGAATTTACAGTCGATACGTCAGCCCGCTGCGGTTTCACCGTCAGCCTGGCCCGGATCGAACGAAAGACAGACACCATCCTGTAA
- a CDS encoding acyl-CoA dehydrogenase family protein yields MDFRLSEEERAFVAEVVAFLEGEATHPDAADFMAPDREADSMLADSPARRAFNRRLGEQGYLGMTWPAQYGGSERPGIYEYLLNEELAGRGAPLIGKGVGCIGKTLIRHGSDVLKSEFLPRILTADVEFALGYSEPNAGSDLAALKLRATKTETGWILDGQKTFTTSAHFADWYWVAARTDPTAPKHKGISVFLIPMDHPGLTIQEIKTMGDHRTNAVFFDHVEIGEDRLVGEVNKGWIYVCEALDFERFTFFTVNPIITKFRELLALLKATERGGAPLTDDPLIAQQIGRLAADVEAAKMLQRRVIVAAGKGEVPAVEAAMYKLFSTQLGQRLADFALDALGPQGLLAHGAAGAPADGKWEHSYRATALDTIGGGSSEVQKNIIARRGLGLPLA; encoded by the coding sequence GTGGATTTTCGCCTGAGTGAAGAGGAACGGGCGTTCGTCGCCGAAGTCGTGGCTTTTCTGGAAGGCGAAGCGACGCATCCCGATGCCGCTGATTTCATGGCGCCCGATCGCGAAGCGGATTCGATGCTGGCGGACAGCCCGGCCCGACGGGCGTTCAACCGCCGGCTGGGTGAACAAGGTTATCTGGGGATGACCTGGCCGGCCCAATATGGCGGCAGCGAACGGCCGGGCATCTACGAATATCTGCTGAACGAGGAACTTGCCGGGCGTGGCGCGCCACTGATCGGCAAGGGCGTGGGCTGTATCGGCAAGACATTGATCCGCCATGGATCGGATGTCCTGAAATCGGAATTTCTGCCCCGGATTTTGACGGCCGATGTCGAATTTGCGCTCGGCTATTCCGAACCGAATGCGGGATCGGACCTTGCGGCGCTGAAATTGCGGGCGACGAAGACCGAAACGGGCTGGATCCTGGATGGCCAGAAAACCTTCACGACCTCAGCTCATTTTGCCGACTGGTATTGGGTGGCCGCCCGGACGGATCCCACGGCGCCAAAGCATAAGGGGATCAGCGTATTCCTGATCCCGATGGATCATCCCGGCCTTACCATTCAGGAAATCAAGACGATGGGGGATCATCGCACGAATGCGGTGTTCTTCGATCATGTCGAGATCGGCGAAGATCGTTTGGTGGGCGAGGTTAACAAAGGCTGGATCTATGTTTGTGAGGCGCTGGATTTCGAACGTTTCACCTTCTTCACGGTCAACCCGATCATCACCAAATTCCGGGAACTGCTGGCCCTGTTGAAGGCGACCGAACGGGGCGGCGCGCCGCTGACGGATGATCCGCTGATCGCGCAGCAGATCGGTCGGCTGGCGGCCGATGTCGAAGCGGCGAAGATGCTCCAGCGACGCGTGATCGTGGCAGCAGGCAAAGGTGAAGTGCCGGCGGTGGAAGCGGCGATGTACAAGCTGTTCAGCACGCAACTGGGCCAGCGTCTTGCCGATTTCGCGCTCGATGCGCTTGGCCCGCAGGGGTTGCTTGCGCATGGTGCGGCCGGCGCCCCGGCCGATGGCAAGTGGGAGCATTCATATCGCGCCACGGCGCTGGATACGATCGGCGGCGGTTCTTCCGAAGTGCAGAAGAACATCATCGCGCGCCGTGGCCTTGGCCTGCCGCTGGCCTGA
- a CDS encoding FAD-dependent oxidoreductase produces MTAQFAHLVAPGRIGPMAIRNRMLLTAMGTGLAEADGTCGERALAFNRQQAEGGIGLVTLGVVGVGWPIGGNMKGQPALSEDRHIPGIAAMAQAVQSHGARFAVQLHFGGLVGMEDMLAGRPAWTPSLPVAVEGDMMDGFLDDEAASAPFFQLRDVQYKVMTRDDIAALVEMFRAAADRARRAGVDGIEIHGGHGYIISSFLSPATNRREDEYGGSVANRARLLIEIIRAVRDGAGPDVAVWCKIDTEEYEREGGIRIAHALETARLAEAAGAHAITVTANHETSRGTLHSGSHTPQLPGLNVPKAAAIKRAVSIPVIFSGRIEPEDADAIIARGDGDFLGMGRKLLADPSLPAKIMQGDPASVLPCVYCYTCISAIYYGGSVRCAVNPHTAFEGQDWLPVATTPRHIAVIGGGPAGMETARRLALRGHRVTLIERSRMLGGTLRFASIAYDANERLLDWLIREIERSTVNVRLGEEASPELLRSIAADAIVVATGARRDLYSVPGDDRDHVLNGDDLRRLMLGEKASPGRTKLGWATRTIAKAGALTGATTRPALVREATKAWMPLGQRIVIIGGDLVGLELAEFLVHRGREVVILDDTAKFGRGLQIVRRWRVLDDLREAGVRFEPGVRDIAIDAKAVRATGANGESITFAADHVILARGAGADLRFAETLRAAGLEPQVVGDALGVGYIEGAMRSAAEIARIL; encoded by the coding sequence ATGACGGCACAATTCGCACATCTCGTGGCGCCCGGTCGGATCGGCCCGATGGCGATCCGCAACCGGATGCTGTTGACCGCAATGGGCACCGGACTGGCAGAAGCCGATGGCACCTGCGGCGAACGGGCACTGGCCTTCAACCGCCAGCAGGCAGAAGGCGGCATCGGCCTGGTTACGCTCGGCGTCGTCGGCGTCGGCTGGCCGATCGGCGGCAATATGAAGGGCCAGCCGGCGCTGTCGGAGGATCGCCATATCCCCGGCATCGCCGCCATGGCGCAGGCGGTGCAGAGCCACGGGGCGCGCTTTGCCGTCCAGCTCCATTTCGGCGGCCTGGTCGGGATGGAAGATATGCTCGCCGGACGACCGGCATGGACTCCATCGCTGCCCGTGGCGGTTGAAGGCGATATGATGGACGGCTTCCTGGACGACGAAGCCGCCAGCGCGCCGTTCTTCCAGCTGCGTGACGTGCAATATAAGGTGATGACCCGCGACGATATCGCCGCGCTGGTGGAAATGTTCCGTGCCGCCGCCGATCGCGCCCGTCGTGCCGGGGTGGACGGGATCGAAATTCACGGTGGCCATGGCTACATCATCTCGTCCTTCCTTTCCCCGGCCACCAACCGGCGCGAGGACGAATATGGCGGCAGCGTCGCCAATCGCGCGCGGCTGCTGATCGAAATCATCCGCGCGGTACGCGATGGCGCCGGGCCGGACGTTGCGGTGTGGTGCAAGATCGACACCGAGGAATATGAACGCGAAGGCGGCATCCGCATCGCACATGCGCTGGAAACCGCCCGGCTTGCCGAAGCCGCCGGGGCGCACGCGATCACCGTCACCGCCAACCATGAAACATCACGCGGCACGCTGCATTCGGGATCGCATACCCCGCAGTTGCCTGGCCTGAACGTGCCCAAGGCGGCCGCGATCAAGCGTGCGGTATCGATCCCGGTGATCTTTTCCGGCCGGATCGAACCGGAAGATGCCGATGCGATCATCGCCCGCGGCGATGGCGATTTCCTTGGCATGGGGCGCAAGCTGCTGGCCGATCCATCGCTGCCGGCCAAGATCATGCAAGGCGATCCCGCCAGCGTGCTGCCCTGCGTCTATTGCTACACCTGCATCAGCGCGATCTATTATGGCGGATCGGTGCGCTGCGCGGTCAACCCGCACACGGCATTCGAAGGGCAGGACTGGCTCCCCGTCGCGACCACGCCACGCCACATCGCCGTGATCGGCGGCGGGCCGGCGGGCATGGAAACCGCGCGCCGGCTGGCGCTACGCGGGCATCGCGTCACGCTGATCGAACGCAGCCGCATGCTGGGCGGCACGCTGCGCTTCGCGTCCATCGCTTATGATGCCAACGAACGGCTGCTGGACTGGCTGATACGCGAAATCGAACGATCAACCGTCAATGTCCGACTGGGCGAGGAAGCGTCGCCCGAATTGCTGCGATCCATCGCCGCCGATGCCATCGTCGTGGCCACAGGCGCGCGACGCGATCTTTATTCGGTTCCGGGCGATGATCGCGATCATGTGCTGAACGGCGACGATCTTCGCCGGCTGATGCTTGGCGAAAAGGCGTCGCCCGGTCGGACGAAGCTGGGCTGGGCGACACGGACGATCGCCAAGGCGGGCGCGCTGACCGGAGCGACAACCCGGCCGGCGCTGGTACGTGAAGCGACCAAGGCGTGGATGCCGCTGGGGCAACGCATCGTCATCATCGGCGGGGATCTGGTCGGATTGGAGCTGGCCGAGTTCCTCGTCCATCGCGGGCGCGAAGTGGTGATCCTTGACGATACGGCCAAGTTCGGGCGCGGCCTTCAAATCGTCCGGCGCTGGCGGGTGCTGGATGATTTGCGCGAAGCCGGGGTGCGGTTCGAACCGGGCGTCCGCGATATCGCGATCGATGCCAAGGCCGTGCGCGCAACCGGCGCGAATGGCGAAAGCATCACCTTTGCGGCAGATCATGTCATCCTGGCGCGTGGCGCCGGCGCAGATCTTCGCTTTGCGGAAACGCTGCGGGCGGCCGGCCTTGAGCCTCAAGTTGTGGGCGATGCCCTAGGTGTCGGCTATATCGAAGGGGCGATGCGCAGCGCAGCAGAGATCGCGCGGATATTATAA